The Mixophyes fleayi isolate aMixFle1 chromosome 1, aMixFle1.hap1, whole genome shotgun sequence genome includes a region encoding these proteins:
- the FAM81B gene encoding protein FAM81B has product MARENSVQLIPYQDRGQSFLPAIPAGRVEVLEDRVFNQEKTTTILLDQAFKIKEDVSMLRGNRGNQWDVMAQRLLENHMQTITQIVKQLSKDIEVLENEIRTRDTVSTGTSFAVQSLDRKHLSGIGDLRGRVARCDASIAKLSGDLMTTKQELHTQEKEIHSVSAALEARVKQLDFKVMQLFGKMETSISEQNNKVKSAEGVQHHEIQLLDFKLAGLLEDIQGQIQNQHKWTEAQLQRSAVEQSQHIQQLLNTVTEKTSATEKSLQDNVHHLTLKVDNTEHVQRLESKINKLKHASAKMAARITKLESQIWDEMENMKSEYRSGFQAIQESLNSLQQIQETKVKLESKKVQRDIKQIRRTIVEIKDV; this is encoded by the exons ATGGCAAGAGAAAACTCTGTACAGCTCATTCCCTACCAGGACAG GGGACAATCTTTCCTGCCAGCGATCCCAGCAGGTCGAGTGGAGGTCCTAGAAGACAGGGTATTTAACCAGGAAAAGACCACTACGATACTCCTAGACCAGGCCTTCAAGATAAAAGAGGATGTGTCCATGCTGCGAGGGAACCGCGGCAATCAGTGGGATGTGATGGCTCAACGGTTGCTTGAAAATCACATGCAGACAATCACACAAATAGTGAAGCAACTCAGCAAAGATATTGAG GTTTTGGAAAATGAGATCCGAACCAGAGATACAGTGAGCACGGGAACAAGTTTTGCTGTACAAAGCCTGGACAGGAAACATCTTTCTGGAATTGGTGATCTGCGTGGTCGTGTGGCCAG GTGTGATGCCAGCATAGCAAAATTATCAGGCGATTTAATGACGACTAAACAGGAGTTGCACACACAAGAGAAGGAGATTCACAGTGTCAGTGCAGCGCTGGAAGCACGTGTGAAACAATTAGACTTTAAG GTAATGCAGCTATTTGGAAAAATGGAAACATCTATTTCTGAACAGAACAATAAAGTGAAGAGTGCCGAGGGGGTGCAACACCACGAAATCCAACTTCTTGATTTTAA ACTTGCTGGCTTACTTGAAGATATCCAAGGGCAAATCCAAAACCAACACAAGTGGACAGAAGCACAGCTACAACGATCAGCTGTAGAGCAGTCTCAGCACATACAACAACTCCTTAATACTGTGACGGAAAAGACG AGTGCAACAGAAAAGAGTCTACAGGATAATGTGCACCACCTTACTTTAAAAGTAGACAACACTGAACATGTGCAAAGGCTTGAATCTAAGATCAACAAACTGAAACATGCTTCAGCCAAAATGGCTGCTAGAATCACAAAACTTGAAAGCCAAATCTGGGACGAGATGGAGAATATGAAAAGTGAATACAGATCAG GATTCCAAGCAATACAGGAGTCGCTGAATTCTCTTCAACAAATCCAAGAGACAAAAGtgaaattagaaagtaaaaaagtGCAGAGAGACATCAAGCAAATACGACGAACGATTGTGGAAATTAAAGATGTTTGA